The segment CAGGGGAACGTCCCCGGCGGACGTCAGGTGGCGATCGGAGCCCCGCACCTCCGCTGCGGCGCCGCGGGCGCGGGCCGCCAGCGCGACCGAGCCGCCCATCAGTCCCATACCGATGACGCCGAGGCGCCCGACCACGGGTCGGCTCAAGGCTTGCGCTCGGCCGCCAAAGCCGTGAGGAAGCGCTCGTTCTCCTCGCGCGTTCCGACCGACACCCGCAGGTGGGTCTTGAGCCCGAAGCCGCCGAGCGGCCGGGTGATCACCCCGAAGCGCAAGAGCCGCTCCTGCAGCGCATCGGCGCCGGGGCCGACCTCGAGCAGCAGGAAGTTCGCGTCGGTGTCGGCGAACGGGATGCCCAGCTTCCGGAGGCCGGCCTCGAGCTGCGCGATGCCCTGGTGGGTGAGCTCGGCGATGCGCGCCGCGTGCGCGTGATCGGCGAGCGCGGCCACCGCCGCGACCTGCGCCAGGCTGTTCACGATGAACGGGTGGCGCGCGCGCTCCAGGTAGGAGATGAGCTCCGCGTCGCCGATCGCGTAGCCGATGCGCAGCCCCGCGAGCGCATGACCCTTCGAGAACGTGCGCAGCACGACCAGCGTCTTGCGCTCGCGCAGCGCCGCGATCGAGTCGGGGAAGTCCGACCGGCGCACGAACGAGAGGTAGGCCTCGTCGGCGGCCAGCACGATGCGCTCGGGCAGCTCGCGCACCAGGCGCGCGAACTCCGCCGCGCCGATCGAGGTGCCGGTGGGATTGTTCGGGTTGGCCAGCACGACCAGGCGCGTGCGCGGAGTCACCGCAGCGAGCAGCGCGGCCACGTCGGCACGGTAGGCGCGGTCGAGCGGCGCCAGCACGGGCGTCGCGCCCGCGCCGCGGGTCATGATCGGGTACATGGCGAAGCTGGGCCACGGGAACAGCGCCTCGTCGCCCGGCGCGAGGAAGCACTTGGCGAGCAGCTCGAGAATGCCGTCGGAGCCGCCCGCGAAGCACAGCTGGTTGGTGGCGACACCGAGCTGTGTCGCCAGCGCGTCGCGCAGCGCGAAGCAGGTGTCGTCGGGGTAGCGGTTCAGGTTCTCGGCCGCGGCGAAGATCGCCTCGACCGCGCGCCGCGACGGCCCGATCGGGCTCTCGTTCGACGCCAGCTTCACCGCCGACGCGATGCCGAGCTCGCGCTCGAGCTCCTCGACGGGCTTGCCCGGCACATAGGGATCGAGGTCCCGGATGTGAGCGTTCACGAGCTCGCGCAGCTTCATCGCGCCGCCTCTGCTTCCGGATAGCTGCCGAGGACTTTCACGAAATCGCAGCGTGGGCGCAGCTCGTCGATCGCGGCCGCGACCTTCGCGTCGTCGATGTGGCCCTCGAAATCGCAGAAGAACACGTACTCCCAGGCGCGCACGCGCGTGGGCCGTGACTCGATGCGCGTCAGGTTGACGCCGTGCTGGTAGAACGGCTCGAGCGCCTTGTAGAGCGCCCCGACCTGGTCGCGTTTGATCGAGAACAGGATCGAGGTGATGTCGCGCGAGCTGCGCCGCGGCGGCTCGCGCGCGATCACCAGGAAGCGGGTGGTGTTGTCGATCCGGTCCTCGATCCCGGAGTGCACGACGCGCAGGCCGTACAGCTCGGCCGCGATCGGGCTCGCGATCGCCGCCAGCTCCTCGTTGCGCGCGGCG is part of the Myxococcota bacterium genome and harbors:
- the hisC gene encoding histidinol-phosphate transaminase, which codes for MKLRELVNAHIRDLDPYVPGKPVEELERELGIASAVKLASNESPIGPSRRAVEAIFAAAENLNRYPDDTCFALRDALATQLGVATNQLCFAGGSDGILELLAKCFLAPGDEALFPWPSFAMYPIMTRGAGATPVLAPLDRAYRADVAALLAAVTPRTRLVVLANPNNPTGTSIGAAEFARLVRELPERIVLAADEAYLSFVRRSDFPDSIAALRERKTLVVLRTFSKGHALAGLRIGYAIGDAELISYLERARHPFIVNSLAQVAAVAALADHAHAARIAELTHQGIAQLEAGLRKLGIPFADTDANFLLLEVGPGADALQERLLRFGVITRPLGGFGLKTHLRVSVGTREENERFLTALAAERKP